A stretch of DNA from Triticum dicoccoides isolate Atlit2015 ecotype Zavitan chromosome 2A, WEW_v2.0, whole genome shotgun sequence:
TGACTCACAACTGGGACTGTTTCATTCTATTTGCAAGTTGACTCTTGACCCACAACCGGGTGATTTGTTTCATAGTTGTCTTAATTGCATGTccatcctcgactcgcaactaggatcATAGTTTGttgttgtcctagttgcaagtccaccgtcGACTCGCAACTGGTCCCATAGTCCGTtgatgtcccagttgcaagtctacgcttgactcgcaactgggatgCGCTTGCTTTTCATCTCAGTTGCAAGTCCAACCTCAACTCGCAACTCGTATCATAGTTTTATATACTAGTCTCAGTTACAAGTGCACCCTCGACTCGTAACTAGGCCCGTATTTTTTTATCTCAGTTGCAagcccacccttgactcgcaactgggcctGTGTTTTTGTctttcatcctagttgcaagtccatccttgacTCGCAAGTACGATCGTAGTTTGTTTTATCCCAGTTGTAAGtcgacccttgactcgcaactggtcTCATAGTTTGTAGTTGTCCTAGTTGTAAGTCCATTCTCAACTCATAACTGGCATTTTTTGTCTCCAGTTGtaagtccaccctcgacttgccACTGGCCTCGATGTTTCTTTTGAATCGTAACTAGGCCTTCCTGTTTTTGCATTAGTTGCAAGCTCATCCTCAAGTTGCTATCGACTCTCACTTTTTCCGTGTCAATTGTAAGTCCACCATGTCTCGCAACTAAGGGTTGACTTTTTTGGCCCGGTTGCAGATCCACCATTGATTCGTAACTCGTCTTGTAGTTTGTTTTATCCTAATTGCAAGTCGaaccttgactcgcaactaggctcgTAATTTTGTAGTTGttctagttgcaagtccatcctcgacgTGCAACTAGGCTCGTAGttttccaccctcgactcgcaactaatTTATGTGATTTGTTTTTCGTCCCATATGCAAGTCCATCCTTGACACACAACTGGACCCATAACTTGTTTCATCCTAGGTGCAAGTCGACCATTGAGTCACAACTGGGTTCGTAGTTTCTTAGTTGTCCTAGTTAAAACTGCAAATTTGACTCACAACTAAACTTATAGTTGTCTGAGTTGCAAGCCACCCCTCGACCTGCAACTGGAGCCTGTATTTTTGTCCAAGTTGCAAGATCACCCTCGACTCACATCTGGGTCCGTAGTAAGTTTTTATCGCGGTTGCAAGTCCACACTCGACTCACAATTATGCCCATAATTTTTAtggtgtcccagttgcaagtccacccttgactcccAACTGGGCTCGTAGTTTCGTAGttttcccagttgcaagtccatcatcGACTAGCAACCAGCTCGTAGTTGTCCGAGTTGCAtgcccaccctcgactcgcaactagtgCATGTGTTTTGTttttatcccagttgcaagtcaagggtggacttgcaactggaccCATATAACTTGTTTCTTCCCAGTTGCCAGTTGACCCTTGAGTCGCAACTAGGCTCATAGTTTcgtagttgtcccagttgcaagtgcaCACTTGACACAAAACTGAACTCGTAGTTGTCTGAGTTGCAAGCCACCTCTCGACTCACAACTGGAGCTTGTGTTTTTTCCTAGTTGCAAGCTCTCCCTCGACTCACAACTTGGCCGGTAGTATGTTTTTCATCTCAATTGCAAGTCCACACTCAACTCGGAACTGCGCCTGTAGTTTTTATGTTGTCCCAGTTAcaagtccaccctcaactcgcaCCTAGGTTTGTTGTTGTTTTTCCCTAGTTGTAAGTCCACGCTCGACTCACAACAAGGCCCAtagttttttctttgttttgtgtCAACTACAAGCCCATCATAGTCATACTACTGCCCTGTAGTTGTGTTTTTTGAACCAGTTGCAAGTCCACACCCCAACTTTGCAACCTGCCCTGTTGGTGTTGTGTCCCACTTGCAAGCCCATCATCGACCAATAACTGGCCCCATACTTATTTTCATCCTAGTTGCAAGACTAGCCTTGACCCACAGCTGGACCACGTAGTTGTTTTTGTCTCAGTTGCAAGCCCACCGATGACTCGCAAGTGGGCATGTAGTTGTGTTTCATTAGTTGCAAtctcaccctcgactcgcaactggtctCATAGTTGTTtacgtcccagttgcaagtccaccctcgacacgCAACTGAGCACATAGTTGTTTGCTGTATTTTCTTGTGCGAGTTGAAAGCCCATGCTAGTCTATCGCAATTGGGCCTCTGTGGTTATTTTCTTCCCGGTTTCAAGCCCACCCTCAATGGATCCAAATTATCATTGACTCACAACGGGTCCCCGTAGTTGTTTTTGTCCCCATTGTAAGcttaccctcgactcgcaactgcgcccattttttttgttgttgttagcACAATTGCATGTCcgtcctcgactcgcaactggggcccATTTTTTCTTGTTGTTATCACAGTTGCATGTCCCCACTCGACCCGCaacttcctctttttttattttctctttcttttcaactTTTTCAGGTGCATGacctttttcaaaatttgtttttttaattcatgaactttttccaaatttcttTAACCATTTTTCAAATTGTGAACTCTTTTTTCAAAAACAATATGAACATTTTtaattttcacttttattttaatgaACACTATTCAAATTTTTGTTTTTTAAGTCAGCGTTTGTTGGTCAAATAGTCAATGCTTTTTAAATTCGCCAACTTTTCCAGATGTTCGTGAGGAAAAAGGAGCTAGCAACGCCCGCAAAAGAAGGAGCTAGCAACGAACCTGTAGCTACCTACACTACAATGCATGTGTCACAGTCTGTAGCGACTTCCCTCCAAAAAAAACCTGTGCGACCTAGTGACCTAGCGACGTGTAGCAATCTAAAACGCGGCCTAGCAAAAAAAATCTGTAGCAAAAAACCTTTAACAACCTAGCAGTCAACGAGGAGAGAAAACCAGTCAGCGGTGGTGCGAGCTGCCAATGGGCCATAGCCCGCGGGAAGGGCGTGAGCATCAAACAAGTCTCCGGCGCTTCGTTTGGTCTTGAGTTCGGTTCACAGGATGTGCTGAGCGTCGTAATTTTTTTGTTGCGGTCAAGCTGGCTGTGCAGCGCGACGGTTCACAAAAGAAACAAACAAACAATAGAACGAAgcgtcaaaaaaaaaaaaacaatagAACGATATTTGGTGGACATGCCCTGATTCCTGCTGATGTCACAATTTAGATGTagatattatctcacatctagatgagatatagatAGACCCTTCATATATATAGTCATTTCACTAACTGGATGTACACCTTTTTAATTTGCTTCTACTAATTCCGAGTTGCCTATATTCCACCATAAATCTAAGTAAGTTATCGCACATTAGTCCTACAGTTGACTCTTTAAAGTTCACAATTTGAGGTAAATGTTACTCCCTACGTTCACAAATTTTTATCTAACTTTTTTCTGAATCAGATGTAGACATGTTTATTGTTTGTTTATTCATTTTAGTCTGTATATAGCTTATATTAAAATATTTAAAACATATTATATTTGTGAATGAAGAGAGTAGAGTACTTTGCCAAATCGTGGCTCCGCCCCTTGGTCAAGTCTCAAGTGGATGCCCCCCGCTACAAATACTCTCCCAAATTTTCTTGTTTCATGGCGAAAAGAAAAAGAATTCGGTGCCAAGACGAATCCTACAAAAAATCTGTTCTATACAAGTATACAACATGGGTTACACAATGGCCCGAGCCGAACCACCTCTATAATCAACCGCCGCCCTGTTGTCGCCGTCTCTTGGCCGCGAGCACTGCGAGAACGAGCAAGATCACAGCAGGAGCAACCACCATGCCCAACGGGAACCTGCCACGCCGCCTGCGCCTCCGTCGTCCTTTCCCGCCACTGCGTCGCTTACCCTTGCGGCCACCCCCCTCGCCGTTGTCCTCATCACCGGTGCTACCATCTGATTCATCACTGCCATCAGATGGTTTTGCCTCTGCTGGTGCACTAGGTGGCTCCTGGACTGGTGTTGGGGCCACAGGTTGTGGCTCATGCGCTGGTGGTGGCTCCTCAACCGGTGGTGGCTCCACGGATGGCTCCTCCATGGGCGGCGGTTCCACGGGCGGGTCGATCGCTGCCGGAGGATCCTCGGCGGGTGGTGGCTCCTCAACTGGTGGTGGGTCCATCGGTGGCTCCTGCATGGGTGGCGGTTCCACGGGTGGGTCGACCGGCATCGGAGGATCCTCGGCAAGCGGTGGCTCCTCAACCAATGGTGGGTCCACCGGCGGCTCCTCTATGGGTGGCGGTTCCATAAGCGGGTTGACCTGCGCCGGAGGATCCTCGACAGGTGGTGGCTCCACCGGCGGTTCCTCCATGGGAGGCGGTTCCACGGGCGGGTCGACCGGCGCCGGAGGATCCTCGACGGGTGGTGGCTCCTCAATCGGTGGTGGGTCCACCGACGGCTCTTTGGCAGGTGGTGGCTCCTCAACTGGTGGTGGCTCCACCGGCGGTTCCTCCATGGGAGGCGGTTCCACGGGCGGGTCAACCGGTGCCGGAGGATCCTCAACCGGTGGTGGGTCCACCGACGGCTCTTCGGCGGGTGGCTCCTCCATGGGCGGGTCGACCGGCGCTGGAGGCTCCTCCATGGGCGGGTCGACCGGTGCTGGAGGCTCCTCGGTGAGCGGTGGCTCCTCAACCGGTGGTGGGTCCATCGGTGGCTCTTCAACCGGTGGGTCTACGACAGGTGGTGGCTTGGGCTCCTCGATGACGTCGGGTGGCGTCTTGACCGGTGGGTGCCGAGGCTCCGGCTCGAACTCGACATCGCACGGGATGTCGACCGCCGGCTCTCCCACGTCGTCAACCGATGGGTCGGACCCGAGCACTTCGATCGGCGTCTCCACCGGCAGCTCAGTGTACACCGGGACGTCGAACACGACGTCACACTCGATGTCGAGCACcggaggctcctcctcctcctcgacctccacCGGCGTCTCGACCGCCACGTCCGTGATTATGGGATCCGGCCCATGAATCTCCACGAGCACGTCCTCCTGTATCTCCACGGGCGTCTCCACCGGCACGTCTCGAGGCGGCGGCTCAGGCTCGGACCCCGACGAATCGCCGTCGACGTCGACCCACTCCTCCTGCTCCAGCTCGAGGCTAGCCGACGACCACCCGTCGTCGAGCTCCACCTCCGTCCCGTCCGACGACGCGCACTCGTAGTCGTCCGTGCTCTCGACGTCGACGCGCGCCTCGTCGTCCGGCGGGGAGGCCTGCGGCTGCCGCAGCTTGGgcaggatgatgacgagcagctcgTCGTCCTCCTCGAACCCGACGGAGACCCGGCCCACGTCGACCCCGGCCGGCACGTCGAACACACGGCGGAAACCCTCCACCGCCCGCCGGTGCGCCACCCGCAGCCGCGTCCCGGCGCGCGCCGCCTCCACCGCGAGCCCGGCGCCGTCCTTCCGCGCGGCCACGTCGACGCGGATCTCCCTGCCGCCGTCGCCGACGCGGACCTCGATCGCATCCTTGTCATACCCTGCACGCACGCAAGAACGTCACCACCAACTCATCCGTGCTCGATCTCAGAAAGAACCAGCGCCGAGGATGCTTTGCTTACCTGGGAGGTGGGCGAGGACGAGGAAGGCGTCGTCGGTCTCGGTGGTGGTGAAGGCGAAGTCCTCGCCGGCGACGGCCGGGCGGGTCTCTTGCAGGGCGAGGTCGAGGTCCATGGCCTAGCTCGTAGCGCGTGTGCATCATCTGCAGCGGGAAGCTGGTTTCGTGTCGACCCAATAAACGTCGCGGCGCTCTGTACGTCAAATCCTAAGCGCGCGCGTGTGCACGGACGCCGGACATGACAGGTAATTTAGGATTGTGCGTAGGGTCCGATGCTTGGGATGCACGTATGCGTTCCTTGGCGACATGGGTTTGCGGGAGATGCTTGCGCTTTGGCGCACTGACAAGGCCAACGAAGGACAACGCACTTGAGAAAGAGAAGTTTGTTCCCTTCTTTCTCTTCTGATTCTATTCTTCTAGAACTACTTGGAGAACAGAGAAAAGCAATTCTCCCATGCACGGGATGTCCGGTGCATGGGAGAGCCGTTGATTTAGTTTGGAGATTCGATGTCACGCAATGCATTGATAGCGTGATACTGCTGGTAGTTGGTTACATCTTTCTCTGGCCACATGGCAGCACTCTGTTCTGTTCTGTTCTGGCTAGGCTCCACCACCCCATACTTTTTCATTTTTATTTCCAAGTTAAAATTTATTTTATCTTCTGAACCAAAAGTACAATTTAGGACCTGTTGGCATATTTGTGTTTATGACAAAGAGAGCTTCAAAACAAGATCACTTTTGAATATATTTCAACAATTCTAAAATTCAAGCTCTAAAACATGGTGAAACAGTGTAAAATTAATAAGAAACAGTGTCGGCTTACGTCAAAACACAGGGCAAAGGAAGGGCGCTTGGCTTATAACATTCTAAGCCTAGCAACGACCAAAAACACTCGGCTTACGTCAGGTTCTCGAAATACAGTTACCAATTAGAGCACAACATGTAAAAAACATGCATGCATTCAGCAGCTCTTATCTTGGTGGAACCTCGACATGGAATGGAACTTGGACTACAATTTTATGGATATTCTTATGGATGGAAAACACAGAAACCAATACAAAGCTATTATGAAGCTCTTATCTTGGGGTCTTGGGCCATTTGGAACCATAGAAATAAGATCATATTTGAAGGTGATGCCATTGCTGTGCACAGTTGCTTGATGATGTTTAAAGTGCACTAGTCTGGTTTTCTCCACTGCTTTCATGCAGCCAATAAACTAATTCACTAACTGGATGTAtactttttttaatttgtttttctaCTAATTCTGAGTTGCCTAAACGCCAGGAGAGCTGCTTGAAGCCTCGTACCCCTTTGTGTGGGCGACACGGGTGAACAGGAATAGGGTATTGGCTGCCTCCTGTCGGCGCCGCTGCCGATCCGGCACGTCTCATGTGGCCTTAGGGCTATGGGCGCGTGGTGGATCTCGGCCCTTGTCAGCGGGACGACTCTGTTTTGAGGTGTTCTTTTAAGTTTGGTTAGGGTTTAATTAGGTCATGCTCAAGAAGGCGAGGCGGCGATGGCTCCCTGGAGatagaataaggttctccccgaCTAGCCCTTTTCAtagtggtgcgtctagcatcgtcggaTGGCGTGTAGAGGTGTGTCTTTGGCGGATCTCGCATGATTTGGTCGGTGTCTGTCTTTTGTGGATCTGGTTAGATTCAGTCTTCCTTCGTCTACCTTCATGTGTCTACTGATTGGATACTTTtgatctacgcttctcttcatcggcAAGGGTTGCTCTTTTGGTGTGCTCGTCTTGTGAGACCTTAGCCTGACGACTCTCGATTGTCTACTACAATAATGTTTTTCTGACTCtgacgagggaggggcgatgacgacggcacaccttcggctcgcttcggtgcttatAGTCGTCGCCAAGTGGTCTAAGAACTTGGATGCATTTTTtttacttctggtgttctttgtaTTGCCTTGACAATtaatgaatagatcgaaagttttttcTGCAAAAAGATTCCAAGTTGCCCATTTTTTAGTAAAACTAAGTAAGTCATCGCACATTAGTTCGCAACTTGAGTTAAATGTTAGAACACTTTGCaaaaacaaaaaagttttatgttaGAACTACTTGAGATGAGGATGGTTGGATTAATCCAAAGGTAGAGAAGATAGCCAAGATAAAGTATGCAACCTATAAATTGACAAGTTCAAATTTTGTTATGCCACAAGAACAAAACAGAAATCATAAACAATAAATAAGACATGATATATGTgatgttttattttttttgtacgGCCAATATTCTTCTTCGCCCCTCTCAAGCCTAAATCCTGGCTATGTCCCTTGTCAAGTGGATGCCACCTACTACAAATCATCTCCCAAATTTCCTCGTTTTATGGAAACAACAAAAATAATTCTGTGGTAAGAAAAATCAAAAGATAAATCAGTTCTATACAAGAATACAATATGTGCCCGAATGAAAGCAGATCCGACGACGCACGAGCTGGATCCATGTGCGGTATGCACATTTAGCAACACCAAAAAAGTTGAATCAAAGTATACAATGCGGGGTACGCGGTCACGTGAGCCGAGCCATGTCAATGCTCAAGCACCGCGCTACGTGAGCCGAGCCATGTCAACTCTCAACCGCCGCGCTGCTGCTGCCGTCTCTTGGCCACGGCCACGAGCAGGATCACGGCAGGAGCAACCAACATGCCCCACGGGAACCTCGCACGCCGCGTGCGCCTCCGTCGTCCTCTCCCGCCACGACGTCGCTTGCCCTTGCGGCGGCCCCCCTCGCCGTTGTCCTCACCAGCGCTACTGCCCGATTCGTCGTTGCCCTCGGATGGCTTCGCCTCTGCTGGTGGTGCACTAGGTGGCTCCTGGACAGGTGTTGGGTCCACGGGATGTGGCTCGAGCACTGGAGGCGGTTCCACGTGAAGTGGCTCCTCAACCGGCGCCGGCGGATCCTTGGCAGGTGGTTCAGCAGCAGGCCTTGGCTCCTCAATCGATGGTGGGTCCTTCATGGGTGGCGGTTCCACAGGCGGGTCGACCGGCGCCGGAGGCTCCTCGGTGGGTGGTGGCTCCTTAGCCAGTGGCTCTTCGGCAGGTGGGTGTACGGCAGGCGGTGGCTTGGGCTCCTCGATGACGTCAGGCGGCGGGTGTTGGGGTTCCGGCTTGAACTCGACGTCGCACGGGATGTCGACCGACGGGTCTGTCACGTCGTCAGCCGACAGGCCTCTCGCAGGGCGAGGTCGAGGTCCATGACCTTGCTCGTAGCTTGTGTGCATCATCTGTGGCAGGGCTAAGTGCAAAGCTGGTTTCGTGTCGATCGAATAAACGTCGCGGCAGTAGTGTAAGATCCTAAGCGCGCGCGTGCGGACGGACGCTGGATAGGACAGGTAATCTTATTGGGACCGATGCTTGGGATGCACGTATGCGTTCCCTGGCGACATGGGTTCGAGGGAGATGCTTGTGCTTTGGCGCACTGACAAGGGCAACGAAGGACAATGCACTTGAGAAACAGAGGGTTTTTTTTAGCATACACTTGAGAAACAGAGTTTGTTCCTGGCCCTCTTTCTCTTTGATTCTctcttttttttagcatcagtacagacacaagcgctc
This window harbors:
- the LOC119358846 gene encoding early nodulin-75-like, translating into MDLDLALQETRPAVAGEDFAFTTTETDDAFLVLAHLPGYDKDAIEVRVGDGGREIRVDVAARKDGAGLAVEAARAGTRLRVAHRRAVEGFRRVFDVPAGVDVGRVSVGFEEDDELLVIILPKLRQPQASPPDDEARVDVESTDDYECASSDGTEVELDDGWSSASLELEQEEWVDVDGDSSGSEPEPPPRDVPVETPVEIQEDVLVEIHGPDPIITDVAVETPVEVEEEEEPPVLDIECDVVFDVPVYTELPVETPIEVLGSDPSVDDVGEPAVDIPCDVEFEPEPRHPPVKTPPDVIEEPKPPPVVDPPVEEPPMDPPPVEEPPLTEEPPAPVDPPMEEPPAPVDPPMEEPPAEEPSVDPPPVEDPPAPVDPPVEPPPMEEPPVEPPPVEEPPPAKEPSVDPPPIEEPPPVEDPPAPVDPPVEPPPMEEPPVEPPPVEDPPAQVNPLMEPPPIEEPPVDPPLVEEPPLAEDPPMPVDPPVEPPPMQEPPMDPPPVEEPPPAEDPPAAIDPPVEPPPMEEPSVEPPPVEEPPPAHEPQPVAPTPVQEPPSAPAEAKPSDGSDESDGSTGDEDNGEGGGRKGKRRSGGKGRRRRRRRGRFPLGMVVAPAVILLVLAVLAAKRRRQQGGG